The following proteins are encoded in a genomic region of Pelorhabdus rhamnosifermentans:
- a CDS encoding 1-deoxy-D-xylulose-5-phosphate reductoisomerase yields the protein MQTIAILGSTGSIGTQTCDVIFHHQDLFKVSALAALKNDELLEKQIRLLQPRMAVLVDEQAARRLRRRYSGPTKILSGPEGLIVAATEGETQTVVTSLVGFAGLRPTIAAIRAGKNIALANKETLVAAGEIVTKLVAQYHVRLLPVDSEHSAIFQCLQAIQRPELHKLYLTASGGPFRDLTAQELSQVTLEQCLKHPTWSMGPKITIDSSTLANKGLEVIEAHYLFDVSYENITVVIHPQSIVHSMIQTVDGSVIAQLGQPDMRLPIQYALSYPARLAGSYPVLDFKDMMSLSFSAPDMVRFPALKLAYDVGKLGGTFPCVYNAANETAVTAFMHQQISYQDIACIIEQVVRKHTYAADSLSIDEIFAADEWARIFAAERISLISGK from the coding sequence ATGCAGACTATTGCTATTTTAGGAAGTACGGGATCAATTGGTACACAAACATGTGACGTTATTTTTCATCATCAAGACTTATTTAAAGTATCGGCACTGGCCGCATTAAAAAATGATGAATTACTTGAGAAACAAATTCGCCTTCTTCAGCCTCGGATGGCTGTTCTTGTTGATGAACAAGCAGCCAGGAGGCTTCGCAGGCGTTATAGCGGTCCGACAAAGATATTGAGTGGACCTGAAGGATTAATTGTTGCAGCAACAGAAGGGGAGACACAGACAGTTGTGACTTCTCTTGTGGGGTTTGCCGGTCTTCGGCCCACAATTGCAGCTATTCGCGCGGGTAAAAATATTGCTTTAGCGAATAAAGAAACCCTTGTTGCAGCCGGAGAAATTGTGACAAAGTTAGTTGCACAGTATCATGTGAGGTTACTCCCTGTCGATAGTGAGCATAGTGCTATTTTTCAATGTTTGCAGGCAATTCAGAGACCCGAGTTGCATAAACTATATTTGACTGCATCAGGCGGACCTTTTCGGGACCTTACAGCCCAAGAGCTTTCACAAGTTACTTTAGAGCAGTGTCTGAAGCATCCTACATGGTCCATGGGACCGAAGATTACCATCGATTCTTCCACACTAGCCAATAAGGGTTTGGAAGTGATTGAGGCTCATTATTTATTCGATGTGTCTTATGAAAACATTACCGTTGTCATTCATCCACAAAGTATTGTTCATTCTATGATTCAAACGGTAGATGGTTCAGTGATTGCGCAGCTTGGGCAGCCGGATATGCGTCTTCCTATTCAATATGCTCTTTCTTATCCGGCGCGACTAGCAGGCAGTTATCCTGTGCTAGATTTTAAAGACATGATGTCACTGAGTTTTTCAGCGCCTGATATGGTGCGTTTTCCAGCACTAAAACTCGCCTATGACGTAGGCAAACTCGGCGGTACTTTTCCTTGCGTTTATAACGCTGCCAATGAAACGGCTGTAACGGCTTTTATGCATCAGCAAATTTCTTATCAGGATATTGCCTGCATTATTGAGCAAGTCGTCAGAAAACATACATATGCAGCCGATAGTTTGTCCATTGATGAGATTTTTGCTGCCGATGAATGGGCTCGTATTTTCGCGGCTGAACGAATCAGCCTTATTTCCGGTAAGTAA
- a CDS encoding phosphatidate cytidylyltransferase, with product MLGKRIITALIGMAYTVYVINFGQWLYALTITFVAMVAWHEFQRMVAQQNIHCIYWLGMTSVLLVCSTAWLGNSYEALAILVGMILIALTQCIIFRPDCQITDAAFTVLGVCYIGVLFSHLILLRFYESTFGLSTTMDQGTAYLWIAFLGTWASDTFAFFVGSTFGKHKLCPLISPGKTIEGSLGGMFGSLLAVACFGWFIHLEWIHVVVLGLIVGVMAPVGDLVESAIKRFAKVKDSGTLLPGHGGVLDRFDSLLFVVPAVYYYVFVLLD from the coding sequence ATGCTTGGAAAGCGAATTATTACCGCTCTCATCGGGATGGCTTATACTGTATATGTTATTAATTTTGGTCAATGGCTCTATGCTCTGACAATCACTTTCGTTGCCATGGTGGCATGGCATGAATTTCAACGGATGGTTGCTCAGCAAAATATCCATTGTATTTATTGGCTTGGTATGACAAGTGTTTTATTAGTTTGTTCTACAGCCTGGTTAGGGAATAGCTATGAGGCTCTAGCGATTTTAGTCGGGATGATTTTAATTGCGCTTACGCAATGCATTATTTTTAGACCAGACTGTCAAATTACGGATGCTGCGTTTACTGTTTTGGGAGTTTGTTATATTGGAGTACTCTTTTCCCACCTCATTTTACTTAGATTTTATGAGTCCACGTTCGGTTTGTCCACAACAATGGATCAAGGAACAGCTTATTTATGGATTGCATTCCTTGGAACGTGGGCAAGTGATACCTTTGCTTTTTTTGTTGGTTCAACGTTTGGAAAGCATAAGCTGTGTCCACTCATTAGTCCTGGCAAAACAATTGAAGGATCATTAGGCGGAATGTTTGGTAGTCTACTTGCTGTAGCTTGTTTTGGTTGGTTTATTCATTTAGAATGGATTCATGTTGTAGTACTTGGGCTAATTGTTGGGGTTATGGCACCAGTGGGTGATCTTGTAGAATCCGCAATAAAACGATTTGCGAAAGTCAAAGATTCTGGCACCTTATTACCAGGGCACGGCGGTGTACTTGACAGGTTCGATAGTTTATTATTTGTTGTTCCTGCCGTGTATTATTATGTGTTTGTCTTGCTAGACTAA
- a CDS encoding isoprenyl transferase — translation MEKLNLDKLPRHVALIMDGNGRWAQKKGLPRSFGHKAGAEKLKTIVRFASDIGISAITAYAFSTENWKRPQNEVDILMSLFSSYLTNEVEELHQNQVRIMFSGDLSRLAKPLEQKMLDAAQYTRNNQGLTLNLAVNYGGRAELVRAFRSLADKIATGELKSDDIGEDIITEYLYTASLPDPELLIRPSGDLRLSNFLLWQTAYTELWFTPLNWPDFTPQVLVQALLDFQARDRRFGGLKK, via the coding sequence ATGGAAAAATTAAATCTAGATAAACTTCCTCGCCACGTTGCGCTTATTATGGATGGTAATGGTCGCTGGGCACAAAAAAAAGGATTGCCAAGGTCTTTTGGACATAAAGCAGGTGCTGAAAAACTTAAAACAATTGTGCGGTTTGCTTCTGACATTGGGATTAGCGCTATCACAGCCTATGCTTTTTCAACGGAAAATTGGAAAAGACCACAAAATGAAGTGGATATATTAATGAGTTTATTTTCTAGTTACTTGACTAACGAAGTAGAAGAATTACATCAAAATCAAGTACGTATTATGTTTAGTGGCGATTTATCACGGTTAGCCAAACCGCTAGAGCAAAAAATGCTTGATGCTGCCCAATATACCCGTAATAATCAGGGACTCACGTTAAATCTTGCCGTAAATTATGGGGGACGCGCAGAACTTGTACGAGCTTTTCGATCACTTGCTGACAAAATAGCCACAGGTGAACTGAAGAGTGATGATATTGGGGAAGATATCATTACGGAATATCTCTATACCGCTTCATTGCCTGATCCGGAATTATTAATCCGTCCGAGTGGCGATTTGCGCTTAAGTAATTTCTTGCTTTGGCAGACGGCTTATACCGAATTATGGTTTACTCCTTTGAATTGGCCTGATTTTACACCACAAGTTTTAGTACAAGCACTACTAGATTTTCAAGCAAGAGATAGACGGTTTGGTGGACTGAAAAAATAA
- the frr gene encoding ribosome recycling factor, producing the protein MKKALEALRKELATFRAGRATPSILDKVTVDYYGTPTPINQVANVSVPEPRMIVIQPWEKTMLAQIEKAILKSDLGLMPNSDGVIIRLSIPQLTQERRTELVKMLHKKAEEGRVGIRNIRRDANEQLKKLEKDRILSEDELKKDQEAMQKLTDKYIKEIDQAATNKEKEIMEV; encoded by the coding sequence ATGAAAAAGGCATTAGAAGCTTTGCGTAAGGAACTAGCAACCTTTCGGGCAGGACGGGCAACACCGTCTATTTTGGATAAAGTAACTGTTGATTACTATGGTACGCCGACTCCCATTAACCAGGTTGCGAATGTTTCTGTACCTGAACCACGGATGATTGTGATTCAGCCGTGGGAAAAAACCATGTTAGCTCAAATTGAAAAGGCCATTTTAAAGTCTGATTTAGGACTTATGCCGAATAGTGATGGTGTTATTATTCGTCTTTCTATTCCTCAGTTGACGCAAGAACGTCGTACAGAGCTTGTCAAAATGCTTCATAAGAAAGCGGAAGAAGGACGGGTGGGGATTCGAAATATTCGTCGCGATGCCAATGAACAGCTTAAAAAGTTGGAAAAAGATCGAATTCTTTCGGAAGATGAGCTTAAAAAGGACCAAGAAGCGATGCAAAAATTAACGGATAAATATATTAAGGAAATTGATCAAGCTGCTACAAACAAAGAAAAAGAAATTATGGAAGTCTAA
- the pyrH gene encoding UMP kinase produces the protein MEQSIYKRVVLKISGEAMAGNVGYGIDPLTVDAIAREVKKSRETGVQIAMVVGGGNIWRGLAGSAKGMDRATADYMGMLATIMNSLALQDALEQYDVDTRVQTAIEMRQIAEPYIRRRAIRHLEKGRVVIFAAGTGNPYFSTDTTAALRAAEIEADVILMAKKNADGVYDCDPRNNPNAKKFKELDYIEVLQRGLAVMDSTATSLCMDNKIPMIVFSIDEPGNILKAVLGKDIGTIVGGNKN, from the coding sequence TTGGAACAATCAATTTATAAACGGGTTGTGCTAAAAATAAGTGGAGAGGCTATGGCAGGCAATGTCGGCTATGGAATTGATCCATTGACAGTAGATGCCATCGCCCGTGAAGTGAAAAAATCAAGAGAAACAGGCGTGCAAATTGCCATGGTTGTCGGGGGCGGAAATATTTGGCGCGGTCTTGCCGGCAGTGCTAAAGGCATGGATCGGGCAACAGCCGATTATATGGGGATGCTTGCTACGATTATGAATTCACTCGCTCTGCAAGATGCCCTTGAACAGTATGACGTAGATACGAGGGTTCAAACAGCTATTGAAATGAGGCAAATTGCTGAACCTTATATTCGTCGTCGAGCTATTCGTCACTTGGAAAAAGGGCGAGTTGTTATTTTTGCAGCAGGCACGGGAAACCCTTATTTTTCAACAGATACGACAGCCGCCCTCAGGGCTGCTGAAATTGAAGCTGATGTGATTTTGATGGCGAAAAAGAATGCCGATGGTGTTTATGACTGTGATCCGCGTAATAATCCGAATGCCAAGAAATTTAAAGAACTAGACTACATTGAAGTATTGCAGCGTGGTCTGGCTGTAATGGATTCTACAGCTACTTCACTTTGTATGGACAATAAAATTCCCATGATCGTATTTAGTATTGATGAACCAGGCAATATTTTGAAGGCTGTGCTAGGGAAGGATATTGGCACAATTGTGGGAGGGAATAAAAATTGA
- the tsf gene encoding translation elongation factor Ts yields MITAQSVKELRERTGAGMMDCKKALTATEGDIDQAVDFLREKGLAAAAKKANRIAAEGVVQAYIHGGGRIGVLLELNCETDFVAKTDDFKALAKDIAMQVAANNPLFVSRDQVPDELVEHEKEVLRVQALNEGKPEKIVEKMIVGRIDKFYKEICLMEQPFIKDPDQTVTELINGTIAKIGENVSIRRFTRFQLGEGIEKKSNDFAAEVMAAVKQ; encoded by the coding sequence ATGATTACAGCACAAAGTGTAAAAGAATTGCGCGAACGTACAGGCGCAGGAATGATGGACTGTAAAAAAGCCTTGACAGCTACGGAGGGCGATATTGATCAAGCAGTTGATTTTTTACGCGAAAAAGGTTTAGCGGCAGCCGCTAAAAAAGCCAATCGTATTGCTGCTGAAGGTGTTGTGCAAGCATACATACATGGTGGTGGACGCATTGGTGTTTTGTTAGAACTTAATTGTGAAACGGATTTTGTTGCTAAGACAGATGATTTCAAAGCATTAGCAAAAGATATTGCTATGCAAGTAGCAGCGAATAATCCTTTGTTTGTTAGTCGTGATCAAGTTCCCGATGAACTTGTAGAACATGAAAAAGAAGTTTTGAGAGTACAGGCACTTAACGAAGGAAAGCCAGAAAAAATTGTTGAGAAAATGATTGTTGGCCGTATTGATAAATTTTATAAAGAAATTTGCTTGATGGAACAGCCGTTTATTAAGGATCCTGATCAAACGGTTACGGAGCTTATTAATGGTACGATTGCGAAAATTGGTGAGAACGTGTCTATTCGCCGGTTTACTCGTTTTCAGCTTGGGGAAGGTATCGAAAAGAAATCGAATGATTTTGCCGCTGAAGTTATGGCTGCTGTTAAACAATAA
- the rpsB gene encoding 30S ribosomal protein S2 → MSVISMKQLLEAGVHFGHQTRRWNPKMAPYIFTERNGIYIIDLQKTVKRVEDAYNFVRSLASEGKTLLFVGTKKQAQEAVKDEALRCEMYYVNERWLGGMLTNFQTIQKRIGRLRELEKMEEDGTFDVLSKKEVITLRHEMERLQKFLGGIKDMHKLPGALFVIDPRKERIAIAEARKLGIPIVAIVDTNCDPDEIDHVIPGNDDAIRAVKLLTGKMADAILEGKQGEQLAAAE, encoded by the coding sequence ATGTCAGTAATTTCGATGAAACAATTACTCGAGGCAGGTGTCCATTTTGGACATCAAACAAGAAGATGGAACCCGAAGATGGCTCCTTATATTTTTACGGAGCGCAATGGTATTTACATTATTGACTTGCAAAAAACAGTCAAAAGAGTGGAAGATGCCTATAATTTCGTTCGTTCTTTAGCTAGTGAAGGGAAAACTTTACTTTTTGTTGGAACGAAGAAACAAGCGCAAGAAGCTGTAAAGGATGAAGCATTGCGCTGCGAAATGTATTATGTGAATGAAAGATGGCTCGGTGGTATGCTTACAAACTTCCAAACCATTCAAAAAAGGATTGGTCGTTTACGTGAATTAGAAAAAATGGAAGAAGACGGTACATTTGATGTATTGTCTAAAAAAGAAGTCATTACGCTTCGTCATGAAATGGAAAGACTGCAGAAGTTTCTTGGCGGCATTAAAGATATGCATAAATTACCTGGTGCTCTCTTTGTTATTGATCCTCGAAAAGAACGGATCGCCATTGCTGAAGCACGTAAATTAGGTATTCCTATTGTTGCTATTGTTGATACAAACTGTGACCCTGATGAAATTGACCATGTTATCCCTGGTAATGATGATGCTATTCGTGCTGTCAAATTGTTAACAGGTAAGATGGCTGATGCTATTTTAGAAGGTAAACAAGGCGAACAGTTAGCTGCAGCTGAATAA
- a CDS encoding DUF6115 domain-containing protein: MLTTVMVSLTFLLVCGLFVYSKQGMLRKLFTNQMFQPASELQNQFEMTADRVILNLESHITHLEDLLEQADERIEILDSKLLKVNQEQILNLESHITHLEDLLEQADERIEILDGKLPKIEKKQLDRQEIESSVSMPTKQSAHLPYGITQYNRQKNSWLDTTENNNQNTNLPDQEGLGSSMNQQRSVIMAMFKQGYKDREIAKATGLGQGEIALFLQLHNKN; encoded by the coding sequence ATGTTAACAACAGTGATGGTTAGCCTCACGTTTTTGCTTGTCTGTGGTTTGTTCGTTTATTCCAAGCAGGGTATGTTAAGAAAATTATTTACAAATCAGATGTTTCAACCAGCCAGTGAATTGCAAAATCAGTTTGAAATGACTGCAGATAGAGTCATCTTAAATTTAGAGAGCCATATTACTCATTTAGAGGATTTACTTGAACAGGCAGATGAACGAATCGAAATACTTGATAGCAAATTGCTAAAGGTAAATCAGGAGCAAATTTTAAATTTAGAAAGCCATATTACTCACTTAGAAGATTTACTTGAACAGGCGGATGAACGAATTGAAATACTTGATGGCAAATTGCCGAAGATAGAAAAGAAGCAATTGGATCGACAAGAAATTGAATCATCTGTTTCCATGCCAACAAAACAGTCTGCTCATCTTCCTTATGGCATTACTCAGTACAATCGGCAGAAGAACAGTTGGCTTGATACAACGGAAAATAACAATCAAAATACTAACCTTCCTGATCAAGAGGGGTTAGGTTCGTCAATGAATCAACAACGCTCTGTTATCATGGCCATGTTCAAACAAGGGTATAAGGACAGGGAAATTGCGAAAGCAACTGGATTGGGGCAAGGTGAGATTGCACTTTTTCTCCAATTACATAACAAAAATTAG
- a CDS encoding DUF342 domain-containing protein, producing the protein MSDQTISVNTNEKEQQKESPVVQVQETTGSIEAKVTAGVSAKATEAPAEDSKNPPVPPDPEITILVSRDRMEAVLAIKKPPKCRPVLIDEVFEKIASAGVVYGVDHNAVEQAVKRSDSQTLCARGTEAQHGTNAFITLTFNRDDKGRPVQRDNGTVDFKNLNLFTTVNQDDLLAEKTSATAGTPGMDVLGHELPAKPGKDVILPAGKNVYIEENKIFSGLTGQVLYQNNKVQVIPVIEIKGDVDLSTGNIDFPGSVIVHGSVQAGFTVKAGGDIEINGTLSGGVVEGKNIIVRMGIQGMNRGYIKAVENVVAKFIENATIFAGNEVIVSDVILHSRVSAGKKVLVEGRKGLIAGGMISAGEEIRAKVVGSQLASNTDLEVGVNPLLREERQQLKREISKVQTSLDQAKKGLNILRSMNAETMPMDKREMMLKLTKAQFQLMGQEETMKKRMVEIEDMLIEMRYGKIRISEVVFPGAKIVVGSLMKPIREELKYVSFFEEEGEIKVGAYN; encoded by the coding sequence GATAGCAAAAATCCGCCTGTGCCACCTGATCCGGAAATTACGATTCTTGTTTCTCGTGATCGCATGGAAGCGGTTCTTGCCATAAAAAAGCCGCCAAAATGTCGACCTGTATTAATTGATGAAGTTTTTGAAAAAATTGCCTCGGCTGGGGTTGTTTATGGTGTTGATCATAATGCCGTAGAGCAAGCCGTAAAAAGATCGGATAGTCAAACGTTATGTGCTAGAGGAACGGAAGCTCAACATGGGACAAATGCTTTTATTACTTTGACTTTTAATAGAGATGATAAAGGACGTCCAGTTCAGCGTGATAACGGAACAGTTGATTTTAAAAACCTAAATTTGTTTACAACAGTCAATCAGGATGATTTATTAGCTGAGAAAACATCTGCTACTGCGGGAACACCGGGGATGGATGTGCTGGGACATGAACTTCCCGCCAAACCTGGCAAGGATGTTATACTGCCAGCAGGGAAAAATGTTTATATTGAAGAAAATAAAATTTTTTCTGGTCTTACGGGACAGGTGCTTTATCAGAATAATAAAGTACAGGTTATTCCTGTTATTGAAATAAAGGGGGATGTCGACCTTTCAACGGGAAATATTGATTTCCCCGGTAGTGTCATTGTTCATGGCTCTGTTCAAGCAGGTTTTACTGTTAAGGCAGGAGGAGACATTGAAATTAATGGTACCTTAAGTGGTGGAGTTGTTGAAGGAAAAAATATTATTGTTCGTATGGGTATTCAAGGAATGAACCGTGGTTATATTAAGGCTGTTGAAAATGTTGTCGCGAAGTTTATTGAAAATGCTACGATTTTTGCGGGTAATGAAGTAATTGTGAGTGATGTTATTTTACATAGTCGTGTCAGTGCAGGGAAAAAAGTGCTTGTAGAGGGACGAAAAGGGCTCATTGCTGGGGGCATGATTTCTGCAGGTGAAGAAATTCGTGCCAAAGTTGTTGGGTCGCAACTCGCTAGCAATACGGATTTAGAGGTTGGAGTAAATCCATTACTTCGTGAAGAAAGGCAGCAATTGAAGCGTGAAATAAGCAAAGTACAAACAAGTTTAGATCAGGCCAAAAAAGGTCTGAATATTCTTCGTTCCATGAATGCAGAAACAATGCCGATGGATAAGCGAGAGATGATGTTAAAGCTTACTAAGGCGCAATTTCAGCTTATGGGACAAGAAGAAACAATGAAAAAACGCATGGTAGAAATTGAGGATATGCTGATAGAAATGCGTTATGGGAAAATAAGGATTTCTGAAGTTGTTTTTCCGGGAGCAAAAATAGTTGTGGGTTCTCTCATGAAACCTATTCGGGAAGAGTTGAAATATGTATCGTTTTTCGAAGAAGAGGGTGAAATTAAAGTAGGAGCCTATAACTAA